In the candidate division KSB1 bacterium genome, TCTGATAGATAAAGCCAGCGGGTAAGAACCCAAAAAAATTATCCGTTGGGTTGTTTCAATCCGTTGGAAAAAATTAAATCGAGAGGGAAAAAATTGAATCATCCAGAGATCGAATTCAAACACGTCACCCTTGGCTACGGCAAAAAAATTGTTATTGCCGATCTGAATTGCAGCATCTATCCAGGCGATCTGCTGGGCATCGTTGGGCCGAACGGATCAGGCAAGACCACGATTTTGAAAGCCATTTTGGGGATTTTGAAGCCACAGAAAGGGCAAATTATTAAATCGAACGGCGCCAATGGGGGTAAGCAGCGGATGGGTTATGTGCCGCAGCGGGGACAATTGGACGAGATTTTTCCGTTTACGGTGGCTGAGGTGGTCATGATGGCCCGCTATCATCAGATGGGCACGCTGGGCCGTCCACGTCCCATTGATCGAGCCAAAACGCAGGAGGCGCTGGAGCATCTGGGCATTGCTGATTTGAAAGATACGCTGTACGCCGATCTCTCTGGTGGACAGAAGCAGCGGACGCTCATCGCCCGAGCCCTGGCGGCTGAGCCCGACATCCTCATCCTCGATGAACCCACTGAGGGGCTGGACCTCAATTCGCAACTGTCGATCATGGAGCTGATCAGACATTTTCACGAGGAGCATCAGCTCACGGTGGTGCTGGTCAGCCATCATTTGAATGTGGTAGCCAATTATGTGCGGCGCATCGCCCTACTGGATCAGGGCTGCTTTCAGATCGGACCGAGGGACGAGATCCTCACCGAGGCCAATCTGCAGCAGCTTTACGATATGCCTATTCGCATCAAAAAAGATAACGGACAGATTGTGATTCTGTCGGGAGCGATCCATGGTTGAGATATTCGGCTTGCCGTTCATGCAATTCGCACTCATCGCCAGCGTGATCATCGGCACCCTGTGCGCTTTTCTGGGAGTCTATATTGTGTTGAAACGGATGGTGTTTTTCAGCGCCGCCGTCGCCCAGGTGTCCACGGCTGGCATGGCGCTGGCGTTTCTTTTGGGTTTGAATCCTACCTTCATCAGCTTGCTGGTGACGATGCTGGCAGTGTTGCTGTTTGCGCTGCGGCCGTCCAGCGAAAAGATCCCACCCGATAGCCTGTTAGGCATCAGCTACGTCGGGGCGTTTGCGCTGGGAATTTTGTTTATCGCCAAAGCGGCTCAAGGTGCTGAAGAGCTGCAGCATCTGCTTCAGGGCAATATTCTCACCATCACGTCAGGGCAAATTTATTTGCTGTTGGTCACTTTTGTGATAGTCGGCATCATTCATCTGCTATTTTATCGGCAGTTCATTTTCATCGCCTACGACCCAGCCATGGCGCAGACCCAGGGCTATCATGTGACAGGCTGGAACCTGCTGCTCTACTTTACGCTGGGGCTGGTGATCTCATTGGGGATTAAGATAAGTGGCGTGTTGCTAATCTTTTCGTTTCTGGTAATGCCCGCCGTGACAGGATTGCTGGTAGCTCGAAAGATGAGGCACATTTTTTTGGTCGCCATTCTCAGCAGCCTGATGTCGGTAGTCAGCGGGCTTTATTTTTCGTTCCAATTGGATTTGCCATCGGGGCCGACCATTGTTGCGGTGATGCTGGGCTTGTTGCTGGTCGCTTTTGGCTTGAGGAAAAAATGATCTTTTTGCCCCACGGATAATAGAACTATTACGGATGGGAGACGTGGTGATTTGATGAAATTATTTCTTCAACAGATATTATTTGGGGGTGTGATCTGTTGGGGATTTTTCAAGAACAAAAGCTTTCTCCACTGATTTAAAAATCCCAAGTTCTAATGATAAAACTGTCACTGAAAATTGCTTTTGTCATCTTTAGCTCCCATAGTTCTCTTAATGGCATGTGATCCTCTGAACAAAAAATTGCTTGCTTCTTAATTAATAAGTTTTATATTTACTATCGCTATTATTGAGCTGACCAAAAGGATCGAATCATGAATTCGGGAAGGCGTTGGACAGTCCGTGATCGTTGGGGCAACGAGATCTATCTAACTGACGAACGATGGCATCATATTACTGATCCAATGAATCATCCTGAAATGACTGGTTTTGAGGAGCATCTCAAAGATACAATTCGTTTGGGACAGAGACAACAGGATCTTCTCAATCCGCAGAAGTATCGATATATAAGAGCTTTTAATGATCTGGTCAGGGGCAATACTCACATCGTTGCGATTGTAATATTTCGATTCAAAATGGGGAGTGATAACAAGTTCACTCACAATAACTATATTCTGACGGCATATCAAAAAAAGATAGGTTGATAAAGAAATGACGAAGCCAAATATTAATTATGACGAGATAAGCGATACACTTTATATTTCGTTTTTTCCAGGCGAGAAGGCGACAGGCATCGAGTTGAATGATCACATCTTATTGCGCATTAATGAAGAGGAGCAAAAGGCGATTGGAATTACTTTTTTTGAATATTCCATTTTGGCTCAAAGAACCCAATTTGGCCCTCGGAGCTTCCCTTTGTCAGGATTAAACCAATTGTCCAGCAAATTGAAAGAGCTGGTATATGCCATTCTTACCAATCCACCCGTGAACGAAATCCTTTCTCTATCGGCTTACACGCCATCTTCGGTTGAAGTTATCCCAATTACGTCGATTCAGCTTGAACCTGATTCAATCGCATAGATACGAAAATGCATTTACTCAAGCTTTCTTTTTTGATCATGAAATAGCTCAATAACCCCCATTTTTTTTTTTGCCATCTTATTTACTTCAACAGCTAATTTGGGCAAGTTGTATCAAAATTCGCCAAATTGTGTTACAATTGTAGGACAGGTTGGCAACCTGTCCCACAGGCAGACAACTTGCCAACCTGTCCTACAGCCAGGGCAGCTTCGCAGGCGTTTGATAAAAATGCTTCAGCAGCGCCTTTGCCAGCCGATCATTATTCTTCCGTAGTCCCTCATAAAAAAAGAACACCTCGCCCTGATAGCCTTTGAGGCGATTGTATTCGATCACTTTCAGCAAATAATCTTCCGACATCACATAATCGCCCACGTTCATCAAGACGCCTGGAAAAATGATCTTATCCGATGGAGAAATTTTCAAGAAATTTGGGATTATCTCATCCAGTGTGGATCGGTAAGCAGGCAATTCGTAGCGGTAGCACTGGGGGATCACCAGATCGGCATAGCCGCCGCTGAGCCACGAGGGCCAATCCTGCAAGTATTCATCGTACGACCAGGGGTAAATGCTCGGCGCCCAGGAGACGATCAAGCCTGGCTTCAAGGCTTTGACCTCGTGATAGAGCCGCCTGCCAAAAGCGTTCAGCTTATCTGCCCGCCAGCGCTGCCAGTCTGGATCACGGAAATTTTTTGGCGGACGCTGACCATCGTGTTCTGCCCGATAGAGGCTATCGGTGTAGCGAGAATAATCGCCCTCGATGGGCAGCGCAGGCAGCCGATCATCCCCCTGGATGCCATCGACATCATATTTTGTAACCACTTCCTTGACCAGCTTCAGCATGAATTCCTGCACCTCGGGATGAAAGGGGTTCATCCACTGAAAACCGTTTTTGGTCAAAATTTTTCCTCGATTATCCCGAGCCGCCCAATGAGGCTTGAGCTTGAAAATCGTTCGAGGCTTTTTCTGATGCGCTGCGGCAAAGCCATATTCGAACCACGGGATCACCGCAATATTCCGCTGATGCGCTTCCTCGATCACCTCAGCCAGCGGATCTCGGCCTGCAAAGCGCTCATCGATGCGGATGCCGAATATCGAATCCATCACCTGGCTGGCGTAGATGGTCCTGGCCGCATTCCAGACTACAGGAAAGACCACATTAAAATTATGATCCGCCAGAAACTGCATCGCCTCCCTGATCCCCTCCCGACTGTCCAGCACCTGGCTATCCACATTGGTCAGCCAGACGCCACGGAGTTCAGTGGGTTGGGATGCATCCTGAGAAAGAGTTGAATTGAGCAATAAAGATAAGTTGATTAAAAAAGTCAAAGTGAATTTCATCGGATTTCCCTTGTATTATGATTTGAAATGGTGGCGATCAAATGGATTTTCTCAGATTCAGCGTGAACTAAGATAGTGATTTCTGGCAAAAATACAATAAGAATTTTCTCCAACGGATAGAAACAACCCAACGGATTTTTGAGATTTTTTTACATGATTATCTATCTTTGGTCACAGAAATAATAATTCGTTTCTGTGGCATTCCAATTCTGTGGAATGATAACAAGGTAATCGACCCGCATGGAAATTTCCAGAGATGAAGCCCACCTTTTAGGTGACCTACATCGCTCCTACCTCAACACCACCATTTTTTTGACCGCTATGAAATCCCCTGCTTCCAACCGATAGAAATAAATCCCGCTGGACAGGTCTTCGCCATCGAAATGGAGCTGGTACTCCCCTGCCTCCTGCCATTGGTCCACCAGTCGGGCAACTTGCTGACCCGATAAATTGAATACGGACAGAATTACATGTTGCGGCTTTTGCAGTTGATAGCGAATGATCGTAGCTGAGTTAAAAGGATTGGGATAGTTTTGATACAATGAAAATTGGTGTGGAGGCTCAGGTTCGCTGTCATCAATTCTGGTAGTGCGGGTGCTTTTGGCCCGCAACCGATCTAAAAAGATCGTTCCCTGATAAGTGGTATTGTTCTGGGGATTGTCCTGACCGATAAAAATCGTGATTTGATTGAGCGACAACGGGTAATCCACCTGGCCAGGCAAATTTTTGAGCGACACTTTAGCCTGGCGCCATTCATCCTTCCAATTCAGCGATGTGGAAATGGAACGAATGAATTGCTCGCCAAAGGCAT is a window encoding:
- a CDS encoding ABC transporter ATP-binding protein, whose product is MNHPEIEFKHVTLGYGKKIVIADLNCSIYPGDLLGIVGPNGSGKTTILKAILGILKPQKGQIIKSNGANGGKQRMGYVPQRGQLDEIFPFTVAEVVMMARYHQMGTLGRPRPIDRAKTQEALEHLGIADLKDTLYADLSGGQKQRTLIARALAAEPDILILDEPTEGLDLNSQLSIMELIRHFHEEHQLTVVLVSHHLNVVANYVRRIALLDQGCFQIGPRDEILTEANLQQLYDMPIRIKKDNGQIVILSGAIHG
- a CDS encoding metal ABC transporter permease, whose amino-acid sequence is MVEIFGLPFMQFALIASVIIGTLCAFLGVYIVLKRMVFFSAAVAQVSTAGMALAFLLGLNPTFISLLVTMLAVLLFALRPSSEKIPPDSLLGISYVGAFALGILFIAKAAQGAEELQHLLQGNILTITSGQIYLLLVTFVIVGIIHLLFYRQFIFIAYDPAMAQTQGYHVTGWNLLLYFTLGLVISLGIKISGVLLIFSFLVMPAVTGLLVARKMRHIFLVAILSSLMSVVSGLYFSFQLDLPSGPTIVAVMLGLLLVAFGLRKK
- a CDS encoding DUF2283 domain-containing protein, with product MTKPNINYDEISDTLYISFFPGEKATGIELNDHILLRINEEEQKAIGITFFEYSILAQRTQFGPRSFPLSGLNQLSSKLKELVYAILTNPPVNEILSLSAYTPSSVEVIPITSIQLEPDSIA
- a CDS encoding family 10 glycosylhydrolase, with protein sequence MKFTLTFLINLSLLLNSTLSQDASQPTELRGVWLTNVDSQVLDSREGIREAMQFLADHNFNVVFPVVWNAARTIYASQVMDSIFGIRIDERFAGRDPLAEVIEEAHQRNIAVIPWFEYGFAAAHQKKPRTIFKLKPHWAARDNRGKILTKNGFQWMNPFHPEVQEFMLKLVKEVVTKYDVDGIQGDDRLPALPIEGDYSRYTDSLYRAEHDGQRPPKNFRDPDWQRWRADKLNAFGRRLYHEVKALKPGLIVSWAPSIYPWSYDEYLQDWPSWLSGGYADLVIPQCYRYELPAYRSTLDEIIPNFLKISPSDKIIFPGVLMNVGDYVMSEDYLLKVIEYNRLKGYQGEVFFFYEGLRKNNDRLAKALLKHFYQTPAKLPWL